One segment of Bradyrhizobium sp. WD16 DNA contains the following:
- a CDS encoding type IV toxin-antitoxin system AbiEi family antitoxin domain-containing protein, producing the protein MPEPVSQRRIAQTVLKARGIARLAELRAEGVTAATMSRMERDGEVLRLARGLYQLPDAPLDVHHSLAEAAKRLPKGVVCLVSALAFHGLTDQLPRHVWMAIGQKDWAPKADGVSIRLVRFTDRLLADGVETHTIEGVSVNVFGVAKTIADCFRYRNKIGLSVAIEGLQEALRQRKATPDEIAKQAERGAVATVIRPYLEALTANG; encoded by the coding sequence TTGCCCGAACCCGTGTCCCAACGCCGAATTGCCCAGACCGTGCTGAAAGCGCGTGGCATCGCGCGCCTGGCGGAACTGCGCGCAGAGGGAGTGACGGCTGCCACCATGAGCCGCATGGAGCGTGATGGCGAGGTGCTCCGGCTCGCGCGCGGGCTTTATCAGCTCCCTGATGCCCCTCTCGACGTTCACCACAGTCTCGCAGAGGCCGCAAAACGCCTGCCAAAGGGGGTTGTCTGCCTCGTCTCAGCGCTCGCGTTCCATGGCCTTACCGATCAACTGCCCAGGCATGTGTGGATGGCCATCGGCCAAAAGGATTGGGCGCCCAAGGCTGACGGCGTGTCAATTCGGCTCGTACGATTCACGGATCGCCTGCTAGCGGATGGTGTCGAGACCCACACCATCGAGGGGGTGTCAGTGAATGTCTTCGGCGTCGCCAAGACGATCGCAGACTGCTTCCGATATCGGAACAAGATTGGCCTGTCCGTCGCGATTGAAGGCCTCCAGGAAGCGCTGCGTCAGCGCAAGGCGACCCCAGACGAAATTGCCAAGCAGGCGGAGCGTGGCGCGGTCGCGACAGTCATTCGCCCCTATCTCGAGGCACTGACCGCCAATGGCTAA
- a CDS encoding DUF2274 domain-containing protein: MAKLKLGPIADDKPVKVTLELPASIHRDLTAYSEILGREGGQVAADPVRLIVPMLERFMATDRGFARARRGKSDA, encoded by the coding sequence ATGGCAAAGCTGAAACTCGGCCCGATCGCCGACGACAAGCCGGTGAAGGTCACGTTGGAGCTGCCCGCCAGTATCCATCGAGACCTGACCGCCTATTCCGAAATTCTCGGACGGGAGGGAGGACAAGTCGCCGCCGATCCCGTTCGGCTGATCGTGCCGATGCTGGAGCGGTTCATGGCAACCGACCGGGGATTTGCGAGGGCGCGGCGGGGTAAATCTGATGCCTAG
- a CDS encoding TrbI/VirB10 family protein: MSEIDPDRQKPDADDEARPLTGEPVAPMRLRPEPPRVTRLSRKVLIALGVLAGTGIGGTLIYALQTQRGGKTNEELYSTDNRTTPDGLAALPKDYAGIPKLGPPLPGDLGRPILSAQNAGQPVPTPGIATPNPGISQEEQRRIQESEAARTARLFASTETRPASTAVPQPQAAVTPQADLSSLGLAPQPATPSAQDRQLAFLNQAPDKRTVSPDRIAAPASANVLQAGAVIAAALITGIRSDLPGQITAQVTENVYDSPTGRILLVPQGTRIIGQYDNGVGFGQRRLLLVWNRLIFPNGRSIVLERQPGADAEGYAGLEDGVDYHWGELFKAAALSTLLSVGAEAGSSGQESDIIRALRNGASDSINQTGQQIVQRQLNIAPTLTIRPGFPVRVIVTRDLVLEPYGG, encoded by the coding sequence TTGAGTGAGATCGACCCCGATCGTCAGAAGCCGGACGCGGACGACGAGGCCCGGCCGCTGACCGGCGAGCCGGTCGCCCCGATGCGGCTGCGGCCCGAACCGCCGCGCGTGACGCGTCTGTCGCGAAAGGTGCTGATCGCCCTTGGTGTGCTTGCCGGCACCGGTATCGGCGGAACGTTGATCTACGCGCTTCAAACCCAGCGCGGCGGCAAGACGAACGAGGAACTGTATTCGACCGACAACCGGACGACGCCCGACGGCCTCGCCGCCTTGCCGAAGGACTATGCCGGTATCCCGAAGCTCGGTCCGCCGCTGCCGGGCGACCTCGGCCGCCCGATCCTCAGCGCCCAGAATGCCGGGCAGCCGGTGCCGACACCGGGGATCGCGACGCCCAATCCGGGGATCAGTCAGGAAGAGCAGCGCCGCATTCAGGAGTCGGAGGCCGCACGGACGGCACGTCTCTTTGCTTCGACCGAGACGCGGCCAGCCAGCACCGCTGTCCCGCAGCCGCAAGCGGCGGTCACGCCGCAGGCGGACCTCTCCAGCCTTGGGCTGGCACCACAGCCGGCGACGCCGTCCGCGCAGGATCGTCAACTCGCATTTCTGAACCAGGCACCCGACAAGCGCACGGTCTCACCGGATCGTATCGCCGCTCCTGCGTCGGCCAATGTGCTTCAGGCGGGGGCGGTCATCGCGGCGGCACTCATCACCGGCATCCGCTCCGATCTTCCCGGCCAGATCACTGCTCAGGTCACGGAGAACGTCTATGATAGCCCGACCGGGCGCATCCTGCTCGTTCCGCAGGGCACGCGGATCATCGGTCAGTACGACAACGGCGTCGGCTTCGGCCAGCGCCGTTTGCTGCTCGTCTGGAACCGGCTCATCTTCCCCAATGGCCGCTCGATCGTATTGGAGCGCCAGCCGGGTGCGGACGCCGAAGGCTATGCCGGGCTCGAAGATGGCGTCGATTACCATTGGGGTGAGTTGTTCAAGGCCGCGGCGCTGTCAACGCTGCTCAGCGTTGGTGCCGAGGCGGGATCATCGGGCCAGGAGAGTGACATCATCCGCGCGCTGCGCAACGGCGCATCCGACAGCATCAACCAGACCGGTCAGCAGATCGTGCAGCGCCAGCTCAACATCGCGCCGACGCTGACTATCCGGCCAGGCTTCCCGGTCCGCGTGATAGTTACCCGCGATCTCGTGCTTGAGCCCTATGGAGGCTGA
- the trbG gene encoding P-type conjugative transfer protein TrbG: MTPTFRKAAPGQAGRPAFRKSALPLLLAFTSVVAGCATAQKPPEISYDDAMPAVQTADPPAPVRVVELPKPLPLPGQLKPVGKDGKQTPELPDPAARVNEANATARMQPIRNGFINAIQVYPFVEGALYQVYTAPGQISDIALQPGETLVGSGPVAAGDTVRWIIGDTESGAGATKQVHILVKPTRPELMTNLVINTNARTYHMELRATEKTYMASVSWQYPQDQLIALRRQNAEAQAVQPVATGIDLSRVNFRYEVTGDRAPWRPLRAFDDGKQVFIEFPRGIGQGEMPPLFVVGPEGDTSELVNYRVRDNYMIVDRLFAAAELRFGSDKNQKSVRISRTDGRPAS; encoded by the coding sequence ATGACGCCGACCTTCCGCAAAGCCGCCCCCGGACAAGCGGGACGTCCGGCTTTCCGTAAATCCGCCTTGCCGCTTCTCTTGGCTTTCACATCCGTGGTCGCCGGCTGCGCCACGGCGCAGAAGCCGCCCGAAATCTCCTATGACGATGCGATGCCTGCGGTTCAGACCGCGGATCCGCCGGCGCCGGTTCGGGTGGTGGAATTGCCGAAGCCGCTTCCGCTGCCCGGTCAGCTGAAGCCGGTCGGCAAAGACGGCAAGCAGACGCCCGAGCTGCCCGATCCAGCCGCGCGGGTGAACGAGGCCAACGCCACCGCGCGGATGCAGCCGATCAGGAATGGCTTCATCAACGCCATCCAGGTCTACCCCTTCGTCGAAGGCGCGCTCTATCAAGTCTACACCGCACCCGGCCAGATCAGCGACATCGCCTTGCAGCCTGGCGAAACGCTGGTCGGCTCCGGCCCCGTTGCCGCCGGCGACACTGTGCGCTGGATCATCGGCGACACCGAAAGCGGCGCAGGCGCGACGAAGCAGGTTCATATCCTCGTCAAGCCGACGCGGCCCGAGTTGATGACCAACTTGGTCATCAACACCAATGCGCGCACCTACCACATGGAGCTGCGCGCGACCGAGAAGACCTACATGGCCTCGGTGTCCTGGCAGTATCCGCAGGACCAGCTCATCGCGCTGCGCCGGCAGAACGCGGAAGCGCAAGCCGTCCAGCCGGTGGCGACCGGCATCGATCTCTCGCGTGTCAATTTCCGCTACGAGGTGACCGGTGACCGCGCGCCGTGGCGGCCGCTCCGCGCCTTCGACGACGGCAAGCAGGTGTTCATCGAGTTCCCGCGCGGCATCGGTCAGGGCGAGATGCCGCCGCTCTTCGTTGTCGGTCCGGAGGGCGACACGTCGGAGCTGGTGAACTATCGGGTGCGCGACAACTACATGATCGTCGACCGGCTGTTCGCCGCCGCCGAGCTGCGCTTCGGCTCCGACAAGAACCAGAAGAGCGTTCGCATTTCTCGCACCGACGGGAGGCCGGCATCTTGA
- the trbF gene encoding conjugal transfer protein TrbF, translating to MFKRPSTHYGKSPEPETPYQRAAQVWDERIGSARVQAKNWRLMAFGSLALSAGLSVALVWQSLSGSVVPWVVQVDKLGAAQAIAPATADYRPTDPQIAFHLARFIEEVRSIPADAIIVRQNWLRAYDFTTQAGALALNDYARANDPFTKVGKTQIAVDVSSVIRASPDSFRVAWVQRTYQDGSLASTERWTAILTVVVQVPRDAEKLRANPLGIYVTAINWSKELTQ from the coding sequence ATGTTCAAACGACCCTCCACCCACTACGGCAAATCTCCCGAACCCGAGACGCCCTATCAGCGCGCTGCCCAAGTCTGGGACGAGCGCATCGGTTCGGCTCGTGTGCAGGCGAAGAACTGGCGCTTGATGGCCTTTGGATCACTGGCCTTGTCGGCGGGCCTCTCCGTGGCGCTGGTCTGGCAATCGCTGAGCGGCTCGGTCGTGCCGTGGGTGGTGCAGGTCGACAAGCTCGGGGCAGCGCAGGCCATCGCTCCGGCAACCGCCGACTATCGTCCGACCGATCCGCAGATCGCCTTCCATCTCGCGCGCTTCATCGAAGAGGTCCGTTCGATCCCGGCCGACGCGATCATTGTCCGCCAGAACTGGCTGCGGGCCTACGACTTCACCACGCAGGCCGGAGCACTGGCGCTCAACGACTACGCCCGCGCCAACGACCCCTTCACCAAAGTCGGCAAGACGCAGATCGCCGTCGATGTCTCGAGCGTCATCCGCGCGTCGCCCGACAGCTTCCGTGTCGCCTGGGTTCAGCGGACCTATCAGGACGGCTCGCTCGCCTCCACCGAGCGCTGGACCGCCATCTTGACCGTCGTCGTGCAGGTGCCGCGCGACGCCGAAAAGCTTCGGGCCAACCCACTCGGAATCTACGTCACCGCCATCAACTGGTCGAAGGAGCTGACCCAATGA
- the trbL gene encoding P-type conjugative transfer protein TrbL — MGGSGVIDHFLEVFTRYIDSGFGLLQGEVAFIATTLIVIDVTLAALFWSWGADNDIIARLIKKTLFVGVFAYIIGNWNNLARIVFESFAGLGLKASGTGFSTADLLRPGKVAQTGLDAGRPLLDSISDLMGWVSFFENFIQIACLLFAWALILLAFFILAVQLFVTLIEFKLTTLAGFVLIPFGLFGKSAFMAERVLGNVISSGIKVMVLAVIIGIGSTLFSEFTAGFNGATPTIDDAMAIVLAALSLLGLGIFGPGIANGLVSGGPQLGAGAAIGTGLAAGGIAMAGAATVGAVASGGAALAGGAAAAARGGAALAGGASTAYSLGAAGHTGASGVASGLGNVASTGASKLGAAIGSPFKRAAASMKESFGSGGQSVTGEGGATDAAASSSATTEDPPAWAKRMKRSQAMSHGVQAAAHAVKSGDSHGGGSSVHLSESDR, encoded by the coding sequence ATGGGCGGCTCCGGCGTCATCGACCATTTCCTTGAGGTCTTCACCCGCTACATCGACAGCGGCTTCGGCCTGTTGCAGGGCGAGGTGGCCTTCATCGCCACGACGTTGATCGTCATCGACGTGACGCTGGCGGCGCTGTTCTGGTCGTGGGGTGCCGACAACGACATCATCGCGCGGCTGATCAAGAAGACCCTGTTTGTCGGCGTCTTCGCCTACATCATCGGCAACTGGAACAACCTCGCGCGCATAGTCTTCGAGAGCTTCGCGGGGCTGGGTCTGAAGGCGTCGGGTACGGGGTTCTCAACTGCCGATCTTCTGCGTCCCGGTAAGGTGGCGCAGACTGGCCTCGATGCCGGACGACCGCTGCTCGACTCCATCTCGGATCTGATGGGCTGGGTGTCGTTCTTCGAGAACTTCATCCAGATCGCCTGCCTGCTGTTCGCCTGGGCGCTGATCCTGCTCGCCTTCTTCATCCTCGCCGTCCAACTCTTCGTCACCCTGATCGAGTTCAAGCTGACGACGCTCGCCGGTTTCGTGCTGATCCCCTTCGGTCTCTTCGGCAAATCCGCCTTCATGGCCGAACGGGTGCTCGGCAACGTCATCTCGTCGGGCATCAAGGTGATGGTTCTCGCCGTCATCATCGGCATCGGCTCCACGCTGTTCTCCGAGTTCACCGCCGGCTTCAACGGCGCGACGCCGACCATCGACGACGCCATGGCGATCGTGCTGGCGGCGTTGTCGCTGCTCGGCCTCGGCATCTTCGGTCCCGGCATCGCCAACGGTCTCGTCTCCGGAGGGCCGCAACTCGGCGCCGGTGCGGCGATTGGAACAGGCCTTGCCGCTGGCGGCATAGCGATGGCGGGTGCTGCGACGGTCGGTGCTGTCGCCTCCGGTGGCGCCGCATTGGCGGGAGGTGCTGCCGCAGCAGCGCGTGGCGGGGCAGCACTCGCCGGTGGGGCGTCCACCGCCTACAGCCTCGGTGCCGCCGGACACACTGGCGCGTCAGGCGTCGCCTCTGGCCTCGGCAATGTCGCCAGCACCGGCGCCTCCAAACTCGGCGCAGCCATCGGTAGCCCGTTCAAGCGCGCCGCCGCGTCGATGAAGGAGAGCTTCGGATCTGGTGGCCAGTCGGTCACCGGCGAAGGCGGCGCAACGGATGCAGCTGCATCTTCTTCCGCAACCACCGAGGATCCGCCCGCTTGGGCCAAGCGCATGAAGCGCTCGCAAGCGATGTCGCACGGCGTCCAGGCCGCCGCCCATGCGGTCAAGTCCGGTGACAGCCATGGCGGCGGCTCGTCCGTCCATCTTTCTGAAAGTGACCGCTGA
- the trbK-alt gene encoding putative entry exclusion protein TrbK-alt, translated as MDGKTLARFGAVAFVAVAITATVIELTRNDGATEIRTVSRPHVGDPGSLRATLRHCRDMGEAASRDASCLKAWAENRDRFLGATSREAH; from the coding sequence ATGGACGGCAAGACCCTCGCACGCTTCGGCGCCGTTGCCTTCGTCGCGGTGGCGATCACCGCCACGGTGATCGAACTGACGCGTAACGACGGAGCGACGGAGATCCGCACCGTCAGCCGTCCTCACGTCGGTGATCCCGGATCGCTGCGCGCCACGCTACGGCATTGCCGCGACATGGGCGAGGCCGCCAGCCGTGATGCAAGCTGCCTCAAGGCATGGGCGGAGAACCGTGACCGGTTCCTCGGTGCCACCTCGCGGGAGGCGCATTGA
- the trbJ gene encoding P-type conjugative transfer protein TrbJ, translated as MTLRRSRAARFAAALLSSSAAIAPMLPTPAHAIIVFDPTNYAQNVLQAARALQQITNQITSLQNEAQMLINQARNLASLPYSSLQQLQQSVQRTQQLLRQAQNIAYDVQLVDRTFQQKYSTASMSASDQQLVADARSRWQNTVGGLQDAMRVQAGVVGNIDSNRTQMSTLVGASQSATGALQATQAGNQLLALQAQQLADLTAVVAANGRAQALTDAERAAAAEQGREQRRRFLTPGTGYQPGSAKMFYGSN; from the coding sequence ATGACCCTGCGCCGTTCGCGCGCGGCGCGCTTCGCCGCTGCCTTGCTTTCATCCTCCGCCGCCATCGCGCCGATGCTGCCGACACCCGCGCACGCCATCATCGTGTTCGACCCGACGAATTATGCGCAGAACGTCCTTCAGGCCGCCCGCGCTCTCCAGCAGATCACCAACCAGATCACCTCGCTGCAGAACGAAGCGCAGATGCTGATCAATCAGGCCCGCAATCTGGCGAGCCTGCCGTATTCGTCGCTCCAGCAGCTTCAACAGTCCGTGCAGCGGACGCAGCAGCTCCTGAGGCAAGCGCAGAACATCGCCTATGACGTTCAGCTGGTCGATCGGACCTTTCAGCAGAAGTACTCGACCGCCTCGATGTCGGCGTCGGACCAGCAGCTCGTTGCCGATGCTCGGTCGCGCTGGCAGAACACGGTCGGCGGTTTGCAGGACGCCATGCGCGTGCAGGCCGGCGTCGTCGGCAACATCGACAGCAATCGTACGCAGATGTCGACGCTTGTCGGCGCCAGCCAGTCGGCGACCGGCGCGCTCCAGGCAACGCAGGCCGGCAATCAGCTTCTCGCGCTCCAGGCGCAGCAGCTCGCGGACCTCACGGCCGTCGTTGCGGCGAACGGCCGGGCGCAGGCGCTCACCGATGCCGAGCGGGCGGCCGCGGCCGAGCAGGGCCGCGAACAGCGCCGCCGCTTCCTGACGCCGGGCACGGGCTATCAGCCCGGTTCGGCCAAGATGTTCTACGGCAGCAACTGA
- the trbE gene encoding conjugal transfer protein TrbE produces the protein MMNLAEYRNRNRRLADFLPWAALVGPGIVLNKDGSFQRTAGFRGPDLDSAVPAELVAVAGRLNNAFRRLGSGWVIFVEAQRHAAGVYPVSRFPDAASALVDAERKSDFEEAGSHFESSYFLTFVYLPPAEDAARAETWLYEGREKTGIDAHEVMTGFADRTDRLLHLIEAFMPECLWLDDAETLTYLHACVSTRRHRVRVPETPMYLDALLADEPLTGGLEPRLGAQHLRVLTVTGFPTATTPGLLDELNRLAFPYRWSTRAILLDKTDATRLLTKIRRQWFAKRKSIAAILKEVMTNEQSVLMDTDASNKAADADLALQELGADYAGIAYVTATVTVWDDDPRVADEKLRLVEKVIQGRDFTGVAETINAVDAWLGSLPGHVYANVRQPPISTLNLAHMIPLSAVWAGPERDEHFGAAPLLFGKTEGSTPFRFSLHVGDVGHTLVVGPTGAGKSVLLALMALQFRRYAGAQVFAFDFGGSIRAAALAMRGDWHDLGGGLTDGSETSVSLQPLARIEETAERAWAGDWIVAILIREGIVITPEVKEHIWTALTSLASAPIEERTITGLCVLLQSNDLKQALRPYCIGGAWGRLLDAEAEHLGTATVQAFETEGLIGTEAAPAVLAYLFHRIEDRLDGSPTLIIVDEGWLALDDEGFAGQLREWLKTLRKKNTSVIFATQSLSDIDGSAIAPAIIESCQTRLLLPNERAIEPQITAIYRRFGLNDRQIEIIARAMPKRDYYCQSRRGNRLFELGLSGVALALCAASSKTDQAGIAKIVAEHGREGFLDAWLRHRGAGWAADLIPDLTNLETRP, from the coding sequence GTGATGAACCTCGCCGAATATCGCAATCGCAACCGCCGGCTCGCCGATTTCCTGCCCTGGGCGGCATTGGTCGGCCCCGGCATCGTGCTCAACAAGGATGGCAGCTTCCAGCGCACCGCGGGCTTCCGTGGTCCCGATCTGGATTCGGCCGTGCCGGCTGAACTGGTTGCCGTCGCTGGCCGCCTCAACAATGCCTTCCGCCGTCTCGGCAGCGGTTGGGTGATCTTCGTCGAAGCTCAACGCCATGCGGCGGGCGTCTATCCCGTGAGCCGCTTTCCCGATGCTGCCTCGGCCTTGGTCGATGCCGAACGGAAATCCGACTTCGAAGAAGCGGGGAGCCATTTCGAGTCGAGCTACTTCCTGACCTTCGTCTATCTGCCACCGGCTGAGGACGCTGCGCGTGCCGAGACGTGGCTCTACGAAGGTCGCGAGAAGACCGGCATCGACGCGCACGAGGTGATGACCGGCTTTGCCGACCGTACCGACCGGCTGCTGCATCTCATCGAAGCCTTCATGCCGGAATGCCTCTGGCTCGATGACGCGGAAACGCTGACCTATCTGCACGCCTGCGTCTCCACGCGCCGGCATCGCGTCCGCGTTCCCGAGACGCCGATGTATCTCGACGCGCTCTTAGCCGATGAGCCGCTCACCGGCGGGCTGGAGCCGCGGCTGGGAGCGCAGCACCTGCGCGTCCTCACCGTCACCGGCTTCCCGACCGCGACCACGCCGGGCCTGCTCGACGAGTTGAACCGACTGGCATTTCCGTATCGCTGGTCGACCCGCGCGATCCTGCTCGACAAGACCGACGCGACGAGGCTGCTGACCAAAATTCGCCGCCAATGGTTCGCCAAACGCAAGTCGATTGCAGCAATCCTGAAGGAGGTGATGACCAACGAACAATCCGTGCTGATGGACACGGATGCATCGAACAAGGCGGCGGACGCCGATCTCGCCCTACAGGAACTGGGTGCCGATTATGCCGGCATCGCCTATGTCACCGCGACGGTGACGGTGTGGGACGACGATCCCCGCGTCGCCGACGAGAAGCTGCGGTTGGTCGAGAAGGTCATCCAGGGCCGCGACTTCACGGGCGTCGCCGAGACCATCAACGCCGTGGACGCCTGGCTCGGAAGCCTGCCGGGCCATGTCTATGCCAATGTCCGGCAGCCACCGATTTCCACGCTCAATCTCGCCCACATGATCCCCCTCAGTGCCGTGTGGGCGGGGCCGGAACGGGACGAGCACTTTGGCGCCGCCCCCTTGCTCTTTGGCAAGACCGAGGGCTCGACCCCGTTCCGGTTTTCCCTTCACGTCGGCGATGTCGGCCATACCCTGGTGGTCGGCCCGACCGGTGCTGGCAAATCCGTCCTGCTCGCGCTGATGGCCCTGCAATTCCGCCGCTATGCCGGGGCTCAGGTCTTCGCCTTCGACTTCGGCGGTTCGATCCGCGCCGCCGCGCTCGCCATGCGTGGCGACTGGCACGATCTCGGTGGCGGGCTGACGGACGGTTCGGAAACCTCCGTCAGCCTCCAGCCGCTCGCCCGCATCGAAGAGACGGCCGAACGGGCTTGGGCCGGGGACTGGATCGTCGCCATCCTCATCCGAGAAGGCATCGTCATCACGCCGGAGGTCAAGGAGCATATCTGGACGGCACTGACATCACTGGCATCGGCGCCGATCGAGGAACGCACGATCACCGGTCTCTGCGTCCTGTTGCAGTCCAACGACCTGAAACAGGCGCTCCGGCCATACTGCATCGGCGGGGCCTGGGGCCGATTGCTGGACGCCGAGGCCGAGCATCTCGGCACTGCGACGGTGCAAGCCTTCGAGACCGAAGGGCTGATCGGCACAGAAGCCGCGCCCGCCGTTCTGGCCTATCTCTTCCACCGCATCGAGGATCGGCTCGACGGATCGCCGACGCTCATCATTGTCGATGAAGGCTGGCTGGCGCTCGACGACGAGGGCTTCGCCGGACAGCTTCGCGAATGGCTGAAGACGCTGCGCAAGAAGAACACCAGCGTCATCTTCGCCACACAAAGCCTGTCGGACATCGACGGATCGGCGATAGCACCCGCCATCATCGAGAGCTGTCAGACCCGGCTTCTGCTGCCGAACGAACGCGCGATCGAGCCGCAGATCACCGCCATCTATCGTCGCTTTGGCCTCAATGATCGGCAGATCGAGATCATCGCGCGGGCCATGCCCAAGCGCGACTATTACTGCCAATCTCGGCGCGGCAACCGGCTGTTCGAGCTGGGCCTGTCGGGGGTGGCATTGGCGCTCTGCGCCGCGTCCTCGAAGACGGATCAGGCGGGGATCGCGAAGATCGTCGCCGAGCATGGCCGCGAGGGTTTCCTCGACGCATGGCTGCGCCATCGCGGCGCCGGCTGGGCCGCCGACCTCATTCCCGACCTCACCAATCTGGAGACACGTCCATGA
- a CDS encoding VirB3 family type IV secretion system protein yields the protein MAGVVEQANEVSGFTVTVHRSLTEPILLGGAPRAIAIMNGTLAGAVGLGLRLWLVGIAIWMIGHFAAVWAAKRDPLFVEVGRRHLRIPAHLSV from the coding sequence ATGGCGGGCGTCGTCGAACAGGCGAACGAGGTTTCGGGCTTCACCGTGACGGTTCACCGGTCGCTGACAGAGCCGATCCTGCTCGGCGGCGCGCCGCGTGCCATCGCCATCATGAACGGCACGCTCGCCGGCGCGGTCGGCCTCGGCCTGCGCCTCTGGCTGGTTGGCATCGCCATATGGATGATCGGCCACTTCGCGGCGGTGTGGGCGGCGAAGCGCGACCCGCTCTTTGTCGAGGTCGGCCGTCGCCATCTGCGCATCCCCGCGCACCTTTCGGTCTGA
- a CDS encoding TrbC/VirB2 family protein, whose amino-acid sequence MTVSIVALSATVTAPAYASGSSMPWEQPLQQILQSIEGPVAKIIAVIIIISTGLALAFGDTSGGFRRLIQIVFGLSIAFAASSFFLSFFSFGGGALV is encoded by the coding sequence ATGACCGTATCCATCGTCGCGCTCAGCGCGACGGTGACGGCACCCGCCTATGCCTCGGGCTCGTCGATGCCGTGGGAACAGCCGCTGCAGCAGATCCTGCAGTCGATCGAAGGCCCGGTCGCCAAGATCATCGCCGTCATCATCATCATCTCCACGGGCTTGGCGCTCGCGTTCGGCGACACCTCGGGTGGCTTCCGCCGCCTGATCCAGATCGTGTTCGGCCTCTCGATCGCGTTTGCCGCATCGAGCTTCTTTCTGTCGTTCTTCTCGTTCGGCGGCGGAGCGCTGGTCTGA
- the trbB gene encoding P-type conjugative transfer ATPase TrbB — protein MAVSHHNTEGLARGARMLRTALGPAITRFLEDASVVEVMLNPDGRIWIDRLSEGLSDSGERLSPADGERIVRLVAHHVGAEVHAGRPRVSAELPETGERFEGLLPPVVEAPAFAIRKPAVAVFTLDDYVRAGTMSVAQAEALRQGVAARANILVAGGTSTGKTTLTNALLAEVAKTSDRVVIIEDTRELQCAAPNLVAMRTKDGVASLSDLVRSSLRLRPDRIPVGEVRGAEALDLLKAWGTGHPGGVGTIHAGSAIGALRRMEQLIQEAVVTVPRALIAETIDLVAVLSGRGAARRLAELARVDGLGPDGDYRVVPAIDGASNAISTNPEGETP, from the coding sequence ATGGCGGTTTCGCATCACAATACGGAAGGCTTGGCTCGCGGCGCGCGGATGCTGCGCACGGCGCTTGGCCCCGCCATCACCCGGTTTCTCGAAGACGCCTCCGTTGTCGAGGTGATGCTGAACCCTGACGGGCGCATCTGGATCGATCGGCTTTCCGAAGGGCTGTCGGACTCGGGCGAGCGACTATCGCCGGCCGACGGCGAGCGCATCGTGCGCCTGGTCGCGCACCATGTCGGGGCCGAGGTTCATGCTGGGCGCCCGCGCGTTTCGGCCGAACTGCCGGAGACCGGCGAACGGTTCGAGGGGCTGTTGCCGCCCGTGGTCGAGGCTCCCGCTTTCGCCATCCGCAAACCCGCCGTCGCCGTGTTCACGCTCGACGATTACGTCCGTGCCGGGACCATGTCCGTTGCTCAGGCCGAGGCGCTGCGCCAAGGCGTTGCCGCCCGCGCCAACATCCTCGTCGCGGGCGGCACCTCGACCGGCAAGACGACGCTGACCAACGCACTGTTGGCCGAGGTGGCCAAGACGTCGGATCGCGTCGTCATCATCGAGGATACGCGCGAACTGCAATGCGCCGCGCCGAACCTCGTCGCCATGCGCACCAAGGATGGCGTCGCCTCACTCTCCGATCTTGTCCGCTCATCCCTACGCCTACGCCCGGACCGCATCCCGGTCGGGGAGGTGCGCGGCGCGGAAGCGTTGGATCTGCTCAAAGCCTGGGGCACCGGCCATCCAGGTGGGGTCGGCACGATCCACGCCGGCAGCGCCATCGGCGCACTGAGACGGATGGAACAGCTCATCCAGGAAGCCGTCGTCACCGTTCCGCGCGCGCTGATCGCCGAGACCATCGATCTCGTCGCCGTGCTTTCCGGCCGTGGTGCCGCGCGCCGGCTCGCCGAACTCGCCCGTGTCGATGGCCTTGGCCCGGACGGCGACTACCGCGTCGTGCCTGCCATCGACGGTGCATCGAACGCGATCAGCACCAACCCTGAAGGAGAAACTCCGTGA